A single region of the Leptothrix cholodnii SP-6 genome encodes:
- a CDS encoding zinc-finger domain-containing protein, protein MSNDKQAVVEVLAKDLQGPGVVACPNPKMALWSAHPKVYIDVAGSGEGRCPYCGTVYRLKAGEKVHAH, encoded by the coding sequence ATGAGCAACGACAAGCAGGCAGTGGTCGAAGTCTTGGCCAAGGATTTGCAAGGCCCCGGCGTGGTGGCGTGCCCGAACCCGAAGATGGCCTTGTGGAGCGCCCATCCGAAGGTCTACATCGACGTGGCCGGCAGCGGTGAAGGCCGCTGCCCGTACTGCGGCACGGTCTACCGGCTCAAGGCCGGCGAGAAGGTCCACGCGCACTGA
- the purU gene encoding formyltetrahydrofolate deformylase translates to MTLNNGQFVLTLSCPDTKGIVHAVSGLLYQAGCNIIDSQQFGDVLGEDATGLFFMRVHFEAPPHLGDAAMLQNLFSHVRSQFGMQARVHSLARKPRLLLMVSKHGHCLNDLLFRWKSGQLPVDIPAIVSNHPDFADLAASYGIAFHHLPLKAGADAQAKRAQEREVEALFEREQVDLVVLARYMQILSAEFCDFLAGRAINIHHSFLPSFKGAKPYYQAHERGVKLIGATAHYVTADLDEGPIIEQDVERVDHTHSPEDFTAVGRDVESVVLARAVRWHVEHRVLLNGRKTVVFR, encoded by the coding sequence ATGACGCTCAACAACGGCCAGTTCGTACTCACGCTCTCCTGCCCCGACACCAAGGGCATCGTCCACGCGGTTTCAGGCCTGCTCTACCAGGCCGGCTGCAACATCATCGACTCGCAGCAGTTCGGTGACGTGCTCGGCGAAGACGCCACCGGCCTGTTCTTCATGCGGGTGCACTTCGAGGCGCCGCCGCACCTGGGCGACGCGGCCATGCTGCAGAACCTGTTCAGCCACGTGCGCAGCCAGTTCGGCATGCAGGCACGCGTGCACAGCCTGGCGCGCAAGCCGCGCCTGCTGCTGATGGTCAGCAAGCACGGCCATTGCCTCAACGACCTGCTGTTCCGCTGGAAGAGCGGGCAGCTGCCGGTCGACATCCCGGCGATCGTCTCCAACCACCCCGACTTTGCCGACCTGGCCGCCAGCTACGGCATCGCGTTCCACCACCTGCCGCTCAAGGCCGGCGCCGACGCCCAGGCCAAGCGCGCGCAGGAGCGCGAGGTCGAGGCGCTGTTCGAGCGCGAGCAGGTCGACCTGGTGGTGCTGGCGCGCTACATGCAGATCCTGAGCGCCGAGTTCTGCGATTTCCTGGCCGGGCGCGCGATCAACATCCACCACAGCTTCCTGCCCAGCTTCAAGGGCGCCAAGCCGTATTACCAGGCGCACGAACGCGGCGTGAAGCTGATCGGCGCCACGGCGCACTACGTGACGGCCGATCTCGACGAGGGGCCGATCATCGAGCAGGACGTCGAGCGGGTCGATCACACCCACAGCCCCGAAGACTTCACCGCCGTGGGCCGCGATGTCGAGTCCGTCGTGCTCGCGCGCGCGGTGCGCTGGCACGTCGAGCACCGTGTCCTGCTCAATGGCCGCAAGACGGTCGTTTTCCGGTAG
- a CDS encoding YybH family protein produces the protein MNRPKPLEAVLMATPDDTEAQFYESLQRADLDRLMAVWADEEDVACVHPGGPRLVGTHAIRTAFEELFGQGHIDTRPAQVRRMTLGNTAVHHVLEEVRVNTADGPRSGYVLSTNVYLKTPLGWRMIVHHASPGTPRELQELTESTTTLH, from the coding sequence ATGAATCGTCCCAAACCCCTCGAGGCCGTCCTGATGGCCACGCCCGATGACACCGAGGCGCAGTTCTACGAGAGCCTGCAGCGCGCCGATCTCGACCGGCTGATGGCGGTCTGGGCCGACGAGGAGGACGTCGCCTGCGTGCATCCGGGCGGCCCGCGCCTGGTGGGCACGCATGCCATCCGCACGGCCTTCGAGGAGCTCTTCGGCCAGGGCCACATCGACACCCGCCCGGCTCAGGTCCGCCGCATGACGCTGGGCAACACCGCCGTGCACCACGTGCTCGAGGAGGTGCGTGTCAACACCGCCGACGGCCCGCGCAGCGGCTATGTGCTGAGCACCAACGTCTACCTGAAGACGCCGCTGGGCTGGCGCATGATCGTCCACCACGCCAGCCCCGGCACGCCGCGCGAGCTGCAGGAGCTGACCGAGTCGACCACCACGCTGCACTGA
- a CDS encoding YheT family hydrolase gives MPATPAAPWWLPGGQSQTIWPALFARSRAGEALRFRRERWFTPDADFIDADWLVDDQPAGRAADIGVVPHDEPHRPLLVLFHGLEGSSRSHYAQAFADWARRNGWAMVLPHFRGCSGELNLAPRAYHSGDHVEIGWMLAQARRARRGPVVAVGVSLGGNALLRWAEEAGHSAAAVVSAVAAVCSPIDLAASGEAIGRGLNRLIYTPMFLRTMKPKALAKLAQHPGLFDRERLLAARTLRAFDNVFTAPLHGYRDTDDYWRRASAKPALDDIRIPALVLNALNDPFVPAASLPRTMPPGSAVTLWQSADGGHVGFASGAFPAQVTDLPDAVMAWMQAGLPRRPPAAAAAVEARSTHG, from the coding sequence ATGCCGGCAACACCCGCCGCGCCCTGGTGGCTGCCGGGCGGACAGAGCCAGACCATCTGGCCGGCGCTGTTCGCGCGCAGCCGGGCCGGCGAAGCGCTGCGCTTTCGTCGTGAACGCTGGTTCACGCCCGATGCCGATTTCATCGACGCCGACTGGCTGGTCGACGATCAGCCCGCGGGCCGCGCGGCCGACATCGGTGTCGTGCCGCACGATGAACCGCACCGGCCGCTGCTGGTGCTGTTCCACGGCCTGGAAGGCAGTTCGCGCAGCCACTATGCGCAGGCCTTTGCCGACTGGGCGCGCCGCAACGGCTGGGCGATGGTGCTGCCGCACTTCCGCGGCTGCTCCGGCGAGCTCAACCTGGCACCACGCGCCTACCACTCGGGCGACCACGTCGAGATCGGCTGGATGCTCGCGCAGGCCCGCCGCGCCCGCCGTGGCCCGGTGGTGGCCGTCGGCGTGTCGCTGGGCGGCAATGCCCTGCTGCGCTGGGCCGAGGAGGCCGGCCACAGCGCGGCGGCGGTGGTCTCGGCGGTGGCTGCGGTGTGCTCGCCGATCGACCTGGCCGCCAGCGGCGAGGCGATCGGACGGGGCCTGAACCGGCTGATCTACACGCCGATGTTCCTGCGCACGATGAAGCCCAAGGCGCTCGCCAAGCTGGCGCAGCATCCCGGCCTGTTCGACCGCGAACGCCTGCTCGCCGCGCGCACGCTGCGTGCGTTCGACAACGTCTTCACCGCCCCGCTGCACGGCTATCGCGACACCGACGACTACTGGCGGCGCGCCTCGGCCAAGCCGGCGCTCGACGACATCCGCATCCCTGCCCTGGTGCTCAATGCCCTCAACGACCCCTTCGTGCCCGCGGCCAGCCTGCCACGCACGATGCCGCCGGGCAGCGCGGTCACGCTCTGGCAGAGCGCCGACGGCGGGCATGTCGGCTTCGCCAGCGGCGCGTTTCCGGCGCAGGTGACCGATCTGCCCGATGCCGTGATGGCCTGGATGCAAGCCGGGTTGCCACGCCGACCTCCGGCTGCCGCGGCGGCGGTTGAGGCAAGATCGACGCATGGATGA